A stretch of DNA from Cannabis sativa cultivar Pink pepper isolate KNU-18-1 chromosome X, ASM2916894v1, whole genome shotgun sequence:
tattataggtttgagtttatctaaacctatggcttatggtatacctggtaattacttactctaatgcaagcaacttactttagtaatgccgaagcattttctttttaatggcaatctatagaagcctctcgacttctaggcatagattttatttatctaaggaaaagtctcaactattccaaaaaagataaagccatgaaagaatttcttaaatcaacagtgagaggtctcagatattcttttgtatgccttagaccagacacctgctgttgagtgggagtaatcagtaggtatcagattaatccaggagaggaacattggaagacaatcaagtaaatcttaagattaagaagaggaactatatgttagtcaataagggtgtgtttaaaactcttagactacaccacatcagattttaagacttgcctttgtgctagaaagtctgctgataaaatggtaattactctgggggtggagtagtgattttggagaagtgtaaaaacctatctgaagtctcttggtctaccagaaagagactgaatgttaaagctgcaggaaaggtacttattcagtctaaggaaagttctatacatttgtcgcaccgttccaacttgccttaactactagtgttacttcctgaataaccaagaagtagttgccaaaagtatagaatccagtatcccaagagagtagacatatagagaggaatttcacattatcaaggattttgtgattaaggaagagtaatggtggagaagaggttgtgtttaatttaacctgtcagatcctattatgaggagtttactactactacacttgatttgtatatcaaggtgttaatgattatttgaaatgcacattttgttttatattagtgcaagtgggagtttgttgggttttgtgccctaaataaaacccattcaatataatcagatttacttattaataaagatcagaaataacattttatgttgcatggttcacatgatttatttcatgattatatatataatgtatgaattctttttaagtccagaatatatgaatttgttaataattatagtgttgtcagtacagtggaatataatcttaattatatgttcgaaagtttattccctgatttgtcagaacacttgatttagactgacatggtataatcagtgataggtattcttacaccttggaaaagtgttatgtcctttccaggacattggcaaagtttaccagtatcggatgtatggagtatacatcagaagggaccgatattgaactttgattagatatattagaatttaccgtaatatctattcaattcaatatcacctgttgatcctagatcaaatgatcttaatcctgatatgattaggttcaatctcaagagtgttattcgtgttctttgatttgttagttaagcctacttttgggtcagggtgatacgtacattttgggaacacctAAGAAGGCAATTGAaaggggagcgctaacataaatatggaatctatagcttctatctggcgaatcgaaagtaaaggatgatttgcttcgagcttaaccaaacgaaaataaatggtggagatctcatttcacttagctaaaatatcatttatacagggttaagtgttttaaggataaaatacattgtagggtgttacggtaatttaatccctttacagtgtaaatcatctatatagaggatcattgatcaaattaggattataacaatggataactaatgacgtatctatatcgtggaacatatagagcgttctgtatgactgagagtgcaattccaagttctaagagtggattcaataaggaattaataagttagggaatttacttggtaaattcaattcgacttattagaagctcggttatatagacccatggtccccatactagctgagaccatactgcttgtaagactcagttatttgattttgattaatcaattataattctaaagttagactatgtctactttatgaattttcactaagcaagggcgaaattgtaaagaaaagagattctgggtttatatattaattaagatattttatatgtctaaattaataaatatattaaatgacaatattatttaataattattcttaagttattaaataattagaattggcatttaaatggttaaattggaaaattggtatttttgagaaaataggaatgagaaataacaaaatgggaaagttgcaaagtgaggcccaatttccttatatgggccgcccactatgcataggcttttaccattttatttttccattattttaattccacacaattctaacctaaacctagatgacattctataaatagaaagtaatggcttcaggaaacaacacacaattgcatctcattcttttcagagtgaattcgtgagccaccactttcctttctctttttttctcttcaatatttcgaaatccttgagtgaatgagtagtgcccacacgcatcaagtggtaccttaatcatagtatgtaagactatggaaaatcagcatcaaagaaggagagaaagagatccagattcagatcttgattatgctctgctacaaaaaggaatcaagggctagagatctgaatggaaggagtcattatattccgctgcacccaatgtaaggttttcttaaactcttatgtgtttattttcattgttttagaattcatattaggatgttaataaaacatacttggtagtaaatctaggtcttggtaaaatatttccaaatagGACCTGCCAACCTTTTGTTTCATCTGTGGTATTCTTGGCCACACGGAGAGATTTTGCGAAAGATTGTTTGATACTCCAAAAGAGAAAATAGTAAAAAGTTTTGATTCGGACCTACGTGCGGTTCCAAGGCGACGACGTTATGCAGACGGTTCAAGGTGGCTGAAGTTAGGGTTGGCTACGAAAAATGATTCTTCGATGTTTAGGGCTTCGTCCAGTAACAATGGCGGCAGTAGTTTGGCACTGGTGATAGTCTGAGAAGATCGTCAACTTAGTATGATTGCTACAAATCAAGGTGCTCATTCATTATCAAAAAATCAAGCACGTACTAATGTTTATTTGAATAGGCATTTAAATGAGGCACGTAAAATAGGGGAAGAAAAATCCCTTGATTCAAGGGAGTTAAATGGGGGAGAGGTTGTGAAGGAGCCAGCTGAGAATAATTTAAATAACGGGCTGACTTTTATTGATAATAAAAGGAGAAGAATGGGCTTAGTTGATGATAATGGGCCAACGAATGAGGAAGCAGAGGAGGAGGCATATAGAATCCATGAAAACATTATTTATGCTCACATGGATATAGTGAATGATGGTGGAAAAGTTCTGTTGGGCCTTTCAGACAGTCCAAAAAACTTCAGTGGGGTGGGTCTTGGTTTCCAAGCCCGCCAAGCATCATGAATGTCTTAAGTTGGAATTGTCAGGGGCTTGGGAACCAACAGAGTGTTCAATTCCTATGAGAAATTATTTCTCAAAAGAGACCCAATTTTATTTTCCTATGTGAAACAAAATGTCAAAAGTCTAAGGTGGATAGCTTGGCTAATCTTTTAGGTTTTGAGGGAGTCTTCACTGTTGACTCAGTTGGTTTAGCGGGTGGAATTGCTCTTTTGTGGAAGAGTAAATGATGGTGTTGTGTTAGGCTATACTACAAACCATATCGATATGGTTGTTAATTCAGTACACTTTGGTAATTGGAGGCTTACAAGGGTTTATGGAGAACCAAATAGAAGTAGAAGGCATGAAACATGGACCCTGTTACTTACTTTAGCAGGAGAATCGAAATTaccatggtgtgttattggAGACATTAACAATGTGGTAAGACAAGAGGATAAAAGGGGAGGCCGACCGTACCCCTAATGGCTCATTACGGGATTCAATAGTGTTTTGCAACAATGCGATTTGACGGATACTAAAATTCAGGGGCACCCGTACACATGGGAGAAACGGAGAGGCTCGAATAATTGGGTTGAAGTACGTTTGCATAGAGCCCTTGCATCCTCGACTTGGCATCAGATTTTTCCATCTGCTTCTCTCACTAATTTGGATTATTCAACATCTGATCATACACCTATATGTCTTAAACCCAAGACTCTGAATAATTTCATGCCTATTCGACGTTTTCGTTTTGAGAATTCTTGGTTGAAAGAACCACTTTGTGTTGAGATTGTGAGGGATTGTTGGGACGAGGGCCATGATCGTAGTTTCAGAGACAAGATGCAGCTGTGTGCTGAGAAGTTGAGTTGACGGGGTACAGAGATTACAGGAACTCTAAATCAccgaataaaaaatttaaaaactgaGTTGAAGAAGCTGAATAATAAAAGGGATGGTGTTTCAGTTCAAAGATACAAAGAAGTCAAGGATAGTCTCtttatgtaaagaccgcttagtttaattcggaaattagcagttaatcatgtttaattatcaaattatttatagatatttaaataattatttatactgttattgttgaattctgaaatgcattttatgtcatttagtaattttcataagtttgcatttTCGGAGcctggtaacatggaactcggtgtttggctcagtaaaatcacaacttagtatgttagtagattgggacggtttattagacattgggaatgtcgggattggccgggaatttagaatttcccaaaataccccctttagtgttatttatgttattttagcatggaggggcaaattggtcattttgccccattgttaatttgtcctttagtggactttaaaTGGTGGAATTATGTGGTTTATTAAgtattgttggctgaaataaaacaataggtttatgtgtttttattttctttttccaagttagaaaaattagaaagttagaaaattcAAGGCTCTCTTTCCTTCTCTCTATTTCGGTTTTGAGCAGCTGGGTTTGGGGGGGAATtctcttggatttcaagctgGTTTTAGCATTGATTTTGACCTCAAGTTGTTGGTAAGATCCTTGTAGCTCTCCCTCTTAGTTTCTTGAAGATTTTTGATGAAATGTTGATGTTTGCATgcttaccacagtgagggagtggctgagatcctggacttggaagatggagttcaaggatgcacaagcagcgaaccgcctaggtgcacaccgggtaagctgggacgcaaactcgccagtcatctccgcggcaaagggagctaaTGTGGGCCCGAGGAAACGACCGAACCAGTCCGACAAGGGATCCAAATTTAGACCCCACGGATTATGGTATTCCGGGTTGTTGAGagtattttgcatctcaactcgTAAGATCCTCTtaagggcctccacctcagcatacccccgggagtattcatccatggcgtagttgtgtttagctatccggagctcctgtctcgcctcatctccaggaaccggagtcagcacaatattGGGAGGGGCAGTGTGTTCctccatgggagagaccccgCCATCAAGACCGTGGGCCGGAGTGTCAGCTCTCCGTTGCCGTttgggctcctcctgggcaaccattttgcccttgcgtttgcgaatcagagcaacttcttgctcttcttcactttcttcaacttcctcaggaagagcccggtgtcctccttcaccttcttcaacttcctcagaaaagccccattgcttttcttgaccttctcccgggaGCACCTCCTCATCCattaagtcaatagtgtctggaggagcACTGGAAGAAGCCTTTAGAGGGGGGGCCAtctgggaagaagtaaagggaggGGGAGCttcaggagtgtgaaccccggcaagttCGGCCAAAACGGCGTCCATGGAAACACCTACTACAACAAAAGGAAGaaggcaagtgttagaacatccgtgggaaacaAAAAACACTCAAATATAACAaacaagctagtcctaccctgactctctaattcggccctagcaaagtttcgaatcttaatgctggcagcatcgtctccgagatagctgtccgaaggccggaaccagctggatgaaATATAAGCTGAAGGGTCTAAGGGgacgggctccggaggaccagaacccatccaggaccgacctaggaaatctcctaagttggaaaaataaaactccttcatatggtctccccaccgggtcgagagcatcctaaacctataaagatgctcatcgaaccctacaggcctaagactggcatattcgccaacagAAGGGACATAATGAACTGCTAAATGAGACTTACCACTggagccggaagtgctggcacccggagccccagtgttcggctctTGAGCTGAAGGCTTTGGCCTtggagcccttctctccgccGAGTCCCCGATATGAAGGGGCTTCCCAGCGATCGCCTGGCTTCTCCTCtagaccgggctccccacgcgaagtggcCTCCCGGAAGCTACTTGAGCCTTAGAGTAGGCTTTCTCCTGAGCCTTCTGGTAGAGATAGTCCTGGTATTTCTTCTCGGAAGTGGCGatgatctcgtcccggaaggtcttctccgcggcagGCACCCTCACATTGGGGGAGATAACCCGgaaaaggttagagtcctccacggattgatgcggcAGGATGAGTTTTGCCTTCCGA
This window harbors:
- the LOC133032249 gene encoding uncharacterized protein LOC133032249, which codes for MVVNSVHFGNWRLTRVYGEPNRSRRHETWTLLLTLAGESKLPWCVIGDINNVGHPYTWEKRRGSNNWVEVRLHRALASSTWHQIFPSASLTNLDYSTSDHTPICLKPKTLNNFMPIRRFRFENSWLKEPLCVEIVRDCWDEGHDRSFRDKMQLCAEKLS